One genomic window of Camelina sativa cultivar DH55 chromosome 5, Cs, whole genome shotgun sequence includes the following:
- the LOC104786984 gene encoding N-carbamoylputrescine amidase translates to MEMEGRRREVVVSSLQFACSDDISTNVATAERLVREAHAKGANIVLIQELFEGYYFCQAQREDFFQRSKPYKNHPTIARMQNLAKELGVVIPVSFFEEANNAHYNSIAIIDADGTDLGIYRKSHIPDGPGYQEKFYFNPGDTGFKVFQTKFAKIGVAICWDQWFPEAARAMVLQGAEILFYPTAIGSEPQDQGLDSRDHWRRVMQGHAGANVVPLVASNRIGKETIETEHGPSQITFYGTSFIAGPTGEIVAEADDKSEAVLVAQFDLEKIKSKRQSWGVFRDRRPDLYKVLLTMDGNI, encoded by the exons atggaaatggaaggaagaagacgagaagTGGTTGTTTCATCTCTGCAATTCGCTTGCTCCGACGATATCTCCACCAATGTCGCCACCGCTGAGCG GTTGGTCAGGGAAGCTCACGCTAAAGGAGCAAACATCGTTCTTATTCAG GAACTTTTTGAGGGATATTACTTCTGTCAAGCGCAAAGAGAGGACTTCTTTCAGCGATCCAAGCCTTACAAGAACCATCCAACCATTGCCAG GATGCAGAATCTGGCAAAGGAATTGGGTGTAGTGATACCTGTTAGCTTCTTTGAGGAGGCAAACAATGCACATTACAATTCAATAGCCATTATTGATGCTGATGGTACTGACTTGGGAATTTATAGGAAGTCACATATTCCTGATGGACCTG GTTATCAAGAGAAGTTTTATTTCAATCCTGGTGACACTGGCTTTAAG GTTTTCCAGACAAAGTTTGCAAAAATTGGAGTGG CTATATGCTGGGATCAGTGGTTTCCTGAGGCAGCTCGAGCTATGGTTCTACAGGGTGCTGAAATACTGTTTTATCCCACTGCTATTGGTTCTGAACCTCAAGACCAGGGATTGGATTCACGTGATCATTGGAGGAGAGTTATGCAAGGGCATGCTGGAGCTAATGTG GTACCTCTTGTAGCTTCGAACCGCATAGGGAAGGAAACAATTGAAACAGAGCATGGACCCAGTCAGATCACTTTCTATGGAACTTCTTTCATTGCCG GACCAACAGGTGAAATAGTGGCTGAGGCAGATGATAAATCGGAAGCCGTTCTCGTGGCACAGTTTGATCTTGAGAAGATCAAGTCGAAAAGGCAAAGCTGGGGAGTGTTCCGTGACCGTCGTCCAGATCTGTACAAGGTGCTTCTTACTATGGATGGTAATATCTAA
- the LOC104786985 gene encoding rho GTPase-activating protein 5-like: protein MDIGRPTNICHVAHVTYDRFDGFLGLPSEFEPDVPKKPPSASATVFGVSTESMQLSYDSRGNCVPTILTLLQSRLYDQGGLQVEGIFRITGDNSEEEFIREELNKGVLPERIDIHCLAGLIKAWFRELPRGVLDPLPSQQVMQCESEEDFVKVVRLLPQTEASLLNWAINLMADFVEFEDVNKMTSRNLALVFAPNMSQMADPLTALMYAVQVMNLLRILIDKTLRERKIASSHVDPCDNISEAQDGDVEEYNQEEEMYIFEEDEDEDIDEKDKEDETIEESGIKTLLADEHIPSTEVNTNDQKKQET, encoded by the exons ATGGACATTGGTCGCCCAACCAATATCTGTCACGTGGCTCACGTAACATACGATCGCTTCGATGGTTTTCTCGGTCTTCCTTCTGAATTCGAGCCCGACGTGCCCAAGAAGCCGCCTAGTGCAAg TGCAACAGTGTTTGGGGTTTCTACAGAGTCAATGCAGTTATCATACGACTCGAGAGGGAATTGTGTTCCAACTATACTCACGCTATTACAAAGCCGGCTATACGATCAAGGAGGTTTGCAGGTGGAAGGAATTTTCAGAATCACAGGAGATAACAGTGAGGAAGAGTTTATTAGAGAAGAGTTAAACAAAGGAGTCCTACCAGAACGTATTGATATCCACTGTCTCGCCGGACTTATAAAGGCATGGTTCAGAGAATTACCAAGAGGGGTACTTGATCCTCTGCCATCTCAACAAGTGATGCAGTGTGAGTCAGAGGAGGATTTTGTGAAGGTTGTGAGACTCTTGCCGCAAACGGAAGCTTCTCTTTTGAATTGGGCAATCAATCTGATGGCTGATTTTGTGGAGTTCGAAGATGTTAACAAGATGACCTCACGTAACCTTGCTTTAGTATTCGCACCCAACATGTCCCAG ATGGCAGATCCTTTAACAGCATTAATGTATGCTGTGCAAGTGATGAACTTGCTGAGAATCCTCATAGACAAAACACTCAGAGAGAGGAAAATTGCATCTTCCCATGTCGACCCTTGTGATAACATAAGTGAGGCTCAAGATGGTGATGTGGAAGAAtataatcaagaagaagaaatgtatatttttgaagaagacgaagatgaagatattGATGAAAAGGACAAGGAAGACGAGACAATTGAAGAATCCGGGATAAAAACATTGCTTGCTGATGAACACATACCATCAACTGAAGTGAATACTAATGACCAAAAGAAACAGGAAACATGA
- the LOC104786986 gene encoding U-box domain-containing protein 2-like, with product MSSSRTQPSSSSSTSSSVWQLQYMKVHFFTKIRCLLKSKASTRKRNVQASPEKSRNHQDSEKVAALPEAVVFKQPEDENEEVVLQKTVKKLHFGSWEEKEKAAIEIEKLAREDRKNRKLMAELGVIQVLVSMVASNVSGHQRAAVNALIQLSHGTYTNKALMVSAGICSKLPNDVEVLDQSTRHGFAELLLSLSSLTITQLPVASSKILPFLMDTMNSNSTDMKTKEICLATINNLCLVLENAGPLVLSGAVQTLLSLMSAKDLSEKALASLGQLVVTQMGKKAMEDCLAVPKDLIEILTWEDKPKCQEYSAYILMVLAHQSWSQREKMAKSGIVPVLLEVSLLGSPLVQKRAVKLLQWFKDERNVRVGPHSGPQTGWASPGMGSPMSPRSGEEGKKMMKNLVKQSLYKNMEMITRRGNVDMESECCRLKSLIISTSSKSLTY from the exons ATGTCTTCCTCTCGAACAcaaccctcttcttcttccagtaCTTCTTCTTCAGTATGGCAACTCCAATACATGAAGGTACACTTCTTCACCAAGATTCGTTGCCTTTTGAAATCCAAAGCATCCACCCGCAAACGGAACGTTCAAGCCTCAcctgaaaaatcaagaaaccatCAAGATTCAGAGAAGGTGGCGGCGCTACCGGAAGCAGTAGTATTTAAGCAACCAGAAGATGAGAATGAGGAGGTTGTGTTGCAGAAAACGGTGAAGAAGCTTCACTTCGGAAGCtgggaagagaaggagaaagctgCCATCGAGATCGAGAAACTTGCCCGAGAAGACAGGAAGAATCGGAAGCTGATGGCTGAGCTCGGTGTTATTCAGGTTCTTGTTTCTATGGTGGCTTCTAATGTCTCCGGCCATCAGAGAGCTGCCGTCAATGCTCTTATTCAGCTTTCTCATGGAACCTACAC GAACAAGGCACTGATGGTGAGCGCCGGAATATGCTCAAAGCTACCCAATGACGTTGAAGTTCTCGACCAATCAACAAGACATGGCTTCGCGGAGCTTCTGCTTTCACTTTCGTCTCTAACAATCACACAATTACCAGTAGCTTCATCAAAGATTCTACCGTTTTTAATGGACACAATGAACTCAAATTCAACAGACATGAAGACCAAAGAGATATGTCTAGCCACCATAAACAATCTCTGTCTCGTGTTGGAAAACGCAGGGCCATTGGTCTTGAGCGGGGCAGTGCAGACACTCCTAAGCCTAATGTCAGCTAAAGACTTGTCAGAGAAGGCACTAGCGAGTTTAGGGCAATTGGTAGTGACTCAAATGGGTAAAAAGGCAATGGAGGATTGTTTGGCTGTGCCCAAAGATTTGATAGAGATTTTAACATGGGAAGATAAACCAAAATGCCAAGAATACTCGGCGTATATCTTGATGGTATTAGCTCATCAGAGTTGGAGCCAGCGGGAGAAAATGGCCAAGTCAGGTATTGTGCCGGTTCTTCTTGAAGTGAGCTTACTTGGGAGTCCTTTGGTTCAAAAGAGGGCGGTGAAACTTTTGCAGTGGTTTAAGGATGAGAGAAATGTACGGGTGGGTCCTCATTCGGGTCCACAAACAGGTTGGGCGAGTCCTGGGATGGGATCTCCAATGAGTCCGAGGTCAGGAGAAGAAGgtaagaagatgatgaagaatctTGTGAAACAGAGTTTGTACAAGAACATGGAGATGATAACTCGACGTGGGAATGTTGATATGGAGAGTGAATGTTGTAGGCTTAAGTCTTTGATCATCAGCACAAGCTCTAAAAGCTTGACTTATTGa
- the LOC104786987 gene encoding ervatamin-B-like, with translation MDMASTIFIFILTIFFSYNTSVATSRGGLFEASAVEKHEQWMARFHRVYTDESEKRNRFAIFKKNLDFVQSFNMNKNITYKLDVNEFSDLTDDEFRATHTGLVVPKSITEISASNSEKRVPFRYGNVSDTGESMDWRQAGAVTPVKYQGRCGGCWAFSAVAAVEGITKITKGQLVSLSEQQLLDCDRDYNQGCRGGIMSKAFEYIIKNQGITTEDNYPYQESEQTCSSATTQSSSFRAATISGYETVPMNNEEALLQAVSQQPVSVGIEGSGAAFRHYSGGVFDGECGTDLHHAVTIVGYGMSEEGIKYWVLKNSWGETWGEDGFMRIKRDVDAPQGMCGLAMLAFYPLA, from the exons ATGGATATGGCGTCAACTATATTCATCTTCattctaactatttttttcAGTTACAATACTTCGGTAGCGACATCTCGTGGTGGCCTTTTTGAAGCTTCTGCCGTGGAGAAACATGAGCAATGGATGGCTCGATTCCATCGTGTTTACACCGATGAGTCCGAAAAAAGAAATAGGTTTGCTATTTTCAAgaagaatttggattttgttcagAGCTTCAACATGAACAAGAACATCACGTACAAGTTGGATGTCAACGAGTTTTCTGATCTTACGGACGACGAATTCAGGGCAACACACACAGGACTAGTTGTACCAAAGAGCATTACCGAAATTTCAGCATCAAATTCCGAGAAAAGGGTGCCGTTTAGATATGGTAATGTTAGTGATACCGGCGAGAGCATGGACTGGAGACAAGCGGGGGCTGTTACACCCGTTAAGTATCAAGGCCGATGTG GAGGATGCTGGGCGTTTTCAGCGGTGGCGGCAGTGGAAGGTATTACAAAGATTACTAAAGGGCAGCTCGTATCGCTATCCGAGCAACAACTCTTAGACTGCGATAGAGACTACAATCAAGGATGTCGTGGAGGGATAATGTCGAAGGCATTCGAGTATATAATCAAAAACCAAGGCATCACCACCGAGGATAACTATCCATATCAAGAATCAGAACAAACTTGCAGCTCAGCAACTACCCAGTCATCGTCTTTCCGTGCCGCTACAATCAGCGGATACGAGACAGTTCCAATGAATAATGAAGAGGCGTTGTTACAAGCGGTGTCTCAACAGCCTGTTTCCGTGGGGATAGAAGGGTCGGGGGCCGCGTTTAGGCACTATTCGGGTGGGGTATTCGATGGAGAGTGTGGGACGGATTTGCATCATGCGGTCACTATTGTTGGTTATGGAATGAGTGAAGAAGGGATTAAGTATTGGGTGCTGAAGAATTCATGGGGAGAAACTTGGGGAGAAGATGGTTTCATGAGGATCAAGAGAGACGTTGATGCACCCCAAGGAATGTGTGGTTTGGCGATGCTTGCTTTCTATCCTCTTGCTTGA